The following are from one region of the Streptomyces fradiae genome:
- a CDS encoding OsmC family protein, producing MADEYRIETVRTGYRTWTARNDRGAEVRIAADDDAAAQPSFTPVELLLAAMGGCGGLVIDRTARAVDHDDLRIVVEGVIGPEDDGRVGRIRVSYEFELPDNNPRAAEVFARGVRLTHEKYCTVSRTVEHGAEVEAVLPDGSIGFRAAG from the coding sequence ATGGCCGACGAGTACCGGATCGAGACCGTCCGCACCGGCTACCGCACCTGGACCGCCCGCAACGACCGGGGCGCTGAGGTGCGGATCGCCGCCGACGACGACGCGGCCGCGCAGCCGTCGTTCACGCCGGTGGAGTTGCTGCTCGCGGCGATGGGCGGCTGCGGCGGGCTGGTCATCGACCGTACGGCGCGGGCCGTCGACCACGACGACCTGCGGATCGTGGTCGAAGGCGTGATCGGTCCGGAGGACGACGGCCGGGTCGGGCGGATCCGGGTGAGTTACGAGTTCGAGCTGCCCGACAACAACCCTCGGGCGGCCGAGGTGTTCGCCCGGGGCGTGCGCCTCACCCACGAGAAGTACTGCACGGTGAGCCGCACCGTGGAGCACGGCGCCGAGGTGGAGGCGGTGCTCCCGGACGGCTCCATCGGCTTCCGGGCGGCCGGCTGA
- a CDS encoding RraA family protein, whose amino-acid sequence MPKRFAELSTPLIADACVRLGVPLRAAPAGVGPVVPGQRLAGRVLPARHYGSVDVFLEAFTRHAAPGDVLVIDNAGRSDEACVGDLAVLEAEAAGVAGLVVWGLHRDTPDLVEIGLPVFSYGAHAPGPVRLDPRGPEALRSARVGEHTVDAADLVFADDDGVLFVPADRADAVLGTAADIFRTERNQARRIRAGETLREQTRFAEYLERNAQDPTYSFRKHLRRIGGAIEE is encoded by the coding sequence ATGCCGAAGCGGTTCGCCGAGCTGTCCACGCCCCTGATCGCCGACGCCTGCGTACGCCTCGGCGTGCCACTGCGGGCCGCGCCCGCCGGGGTCGGGCCCGTCGTCCCCGGACAGCGGCTCGCCGGACGGGTGCTGCCCGCACGGCACTACGGCAGCGTGGACGTGTTCCTGGAGGCCTTCACCCGCCACGCCGCACCCGGCGACGTCCTGGTCATCGACAACGCGGGGCGCAGCGACGAGGCCTGCGTCGGCGACCTCGCCGTCCTGGAGGCCGAGGCGGCCGGAGTGGCCGGGCTCGTCGTGTGGGGGCTGCACCGCGACACGCCCGATCTGGTGGAGATCGGGCTGCCGGTCTTCTCGTACGGGGCCCACGCGCCCGGCCCCGTACGGCTCGACCCGCGCGGGCCGGAGGCTCTGCGCAGCGCCCGGGTAGGCGAGCACACCGTCGACGCCGCCGACCTGGTGTTCGCGGACGACGACGGCGTCCTGTTCGTGCCCGCGGACCGGGCCGACGCGGTGCTCGGCACGGCCGCGGACATCTTCCGCACCGAGCGTAACCAGGCCAGGCGGATCAGGGCGGGGGAGACCCTGCGCGAGCAGACCCGCTTCGCCGAGTACCTGGAGCGGAACGCGCAGGACCCCACGTACAGCTTCCGCAAGCACCTGCGCCGGATCGGCGGCGCCATCGAGGAGTGA
- a CDS encoding N-acetyltransferase family protein: protein MTHGSTRPTCSVRPRSAADLPACVRILAEVHERDGYPVDWPARPADWLAAGDGTAMGLGAWVAELDGRVAGHVALSRPADDDLAARIWRERNGSEPAVVGRLFVSPAARGHRIGANLLRHVTAEARRLGRHPVLDVVASDTAAIALYERAGWRLLTTTTQQWSPERTVTIHCYAAPTP from the coding sequence ATGACTCACGGATCCACCAGGCCCACCTGCTCCGTACGCCCCCGCAGCGCCGCCGATCTCCCGGCCTGCGTCCGCATCCTGGCGGAGGTCCACGAACGGGACGGCTACCCGGTGGACTGGCCGGCCCGGCCCGCCGATTGGCTGGCGGCCGGGGACGGCACGGCGATGGGCCTCGGCGCGTGGGTGGCGGAGCTCGACGGCCGGGTCGCCGGGCATGTGGCCCTGTCCCGACCGGCGGACGACGACCTCGCGGCGCGGATCTGGCGGGAGCGGAACGGCTCCGAACCGGCCGTCGTGGGCCGTCTGTTCGTCTCCCCGGCGGCGCGTGGTCACCGCATCGGCGCGAACCTCCTCCGCCATGTGACGGCGGAGGCCCGGCGCCTGGGCCGGCATCCGGTCCTGGACGTGGTGGCCTCGGACACGGCGGCGATCGCCCTCTACGAGCGCGCGGGCTGGCGGCTCCTCACCACGACGACCCAACAGTGGTCCCCCGAGCGGACGGTGACGATCCACTGCTACGCGGCGCCCACACCCTGA
- a CDS encoding GNAT family N-acetyltransferase — protein sequence MQIRPTTDQDYDVFVDTLHAAFARFPETAGEDGRGVWWAALEMDRGLMAVAPDGRPVGTAASHAFELTLPGQTLAPAPGVTAVGVLPSHRRRGVLTAMMRHQLTDLRERGEFLSVLLASEALIYRRFGYGPATYTARMTVTRHQSAFAHPRAGGVADTGTVEVLKSSECADLLEEVYDRYRRAQPGALSRPHRWWERAAGQPPISPAPRYIALHRAADGAPDGYASYAHGESGTMKVDEVIAADDAVHTALVRYLLDHDLFTEVAFKHVPADHPIRWQFEDFRAAEVAGDGDWLWVRLLDVPRALTARGWFADGELVLDVDDPFLGERNRYLLTVRDGKAECVPTDRAPDLSLDVSDLGSVYLGGTAPSTLVRAGHIRTHHPAAAHRADTLFRADRSPHCLHWF from the coding sequence ATGCAGATCCGGCCGACGACCGATCAGGACTACGACGTCTTCGTCGACACCCTCCACGCCGCGTTCGCGCGCTTTCCCGAGACCGCAGGGGAGGACGGCCGCGGGGTGTGGTGGGCGGCGCTCGAGATGGACCGGGGGCTGATGGCCGTGGCGCCGGACGGGCGGCCGGTGGGGACGGCCGCCTCGCACGCCTTCGAGCTGACCCTGCCGGGGCAGACCCTCGCCCCGGCGCCGGGAGTCACCGCCGTCGGCGTCCTGCCCTCGCACCGCCGCCGGGGCGTGCTCACCGCGATGATGCGGCACCAGCTCACCGACCTGCGCGAGCGCGGGGAGTTCCTGTCCGTACTGCTCGCCTCCGAGGCGCTGATCTACCGGCGCTTCGGCTACGGCCCGGCGACGTACACCGCCCGGATGACCGTGACCCGCCACCAGAGTGCCTTCGCTCACCCCCGAGCCGGCGGGGTCGCCGACACCGGCACCGTCGAGGTGCTGAAGAGTTCCGAGTGCGCCGACCTCCTCGAAGAGGTCTACGACCGCTACCGCCGCGCCCAGCCCGGCGCGCTTTCCCGGCCGCACCGCTGGTGGGAGCGGGCCGCGGGGCAGCCGCCGATCTCGCCCGCGCCGCGCTACATCGCGCTGCACCGCGCCGCGGACGGCGCGCCGGACGGATACGCCAGCTACGCGCACGGCGAGTCCGGCACGATGAAGGTCGACGAGGTCATCGCCGCCGACGACGCCGTCCACACGGCCCTGGTCCGCTACCTCCTCGACCACGACCTGTTCACCGAGGTCGCGTTCAAGCACGTCCCGGCGGACCACCCGATCCGCTGGCAGTTCGAGGACTTCCGCGCCGCCGAGGTGGCGGGCGACGGCGACTGGCTGTGGGTGCGGCTGCTCGACGTCCCGCGCGCGCTGACGGCGCGCGGCTGGTTCGCGGACGGTGAGCTCGTCCTCGACGTGGACGACCCCTTCCTCGGCGAGCGCAACCGCTACCTCCTGACCGTCCGCGACGGCAAGGCCGAGTGCGTCCCCACCGACCGCGCGCCCGACCTCTCCCTGGACGTCAGCGACCTCGGCTCGGTCTACCTCGGCGGCACCGCCCCCAGCACCCTCGTCCGGGCCGGCCACATCCGCACCCACCACCCGGCCGCCGCCCACCGCGCCGACACCCTCTTCCGCGCCGACCGCTCCCCGCACTGCCTCCACTGGTTCTGA